The nucleotide window CCCGAGTTGAAACAACTGCTAACGGATTACGAAAGCAAAAAAGACCCGAACAATCCGCTCGATATGTATCGCGAAGCCATTTACGGTGGCGATGCTAAAAAAGGCGTTGCCCTGTTCCGTTACAGCAACACTACCCAGTGTATCCGCTGCCATATGGTTGGTAGCCGCGGTAATAAAGTGGGGCCAGACCTCACCACCATCGCTACCCGCATTTCACCTGAGCAAATGTTGGAGGCATTGGTTGCACCAGCAGCGCGTATTGCACCTGGTTTTGGTCGGATAACAGTGGTGAAGAAAAATGGCGAGCGCATTGAAGGTTCATTCGATGCAGAAACCAAAAATGATGTCACGATTACCGCTAACAACACCGCACTCACTATCGCACGTGCTGAGATCGAAAAATTGGAGTTCGGTGGAATTTCGCCCATGCCGCCGATGGGGCTAGGCTTAACCAAAGCAGAATTGCGCGATTTGGTTGCCTATTTATCGACATTGAAAAAAGAGGAGCACGAGGGGCATTAGTGGTAGCATGCCCCTCCCTTCACGGTTGATAACGCATCATGCAGGAATTTTATAACAAAGCATTTCTGGTGTTTCTTTCGTTGTTGTTAGCCAGCGGCTTGGTGGCCTATTTCTGTATCGATAAGACATTTTTGCAGGTGTCATTGTTGCCCAACACCAATGAACACCTGCAGTGGAAAGCGGAAGTCCAAACGGATAGTGATCAAGGCGGCGATTCCAGTGTAAAAATTGCCGATGACACATTCAGTTTAAATTTTCATCTCGCGCTCACCCCTAAAGCACGCTATCCCTACGGCGCAGTCAATTTGGTATTCAAAGACCGCGACGGCAATGCGCGATACGTGGATTTATCCGCGTTCGATAAAATGACGTTCAGTAGTAAATGCTCCAATCCCAGCACCCTCAGCTTCGCACTGCTGACATTTGATGAGCAGGTATCCACACACGGCCATTATTTAAGTTATCGCAGCCCGTCTACTTTTTTTGCCTGCAACCTGCAATGGCAAAAAATTGAATTGGATTTAACCCGGCTGGAAACAGCGCAGTGGTGGTTCGAGATGTTTAAAGTAGATTTATCGAACAAAACCTACAAACTCAACCAGGTCGCCAAGCTTAATTTTGGTAGCAGCGTCCAGGTGCCGATGAATACAGATACCAATGTGCAGATCAGTGAAATCACCCTTGCGGGGCACAATTGGTTTTATCTGTATCTGTTAGCGGCGCTGTTGGTATTGGTGTGGAGTGCCTATGGTTTGTGGTTTTTCCGGCAGCACTCGCGCGCGTTAATTATCGAACTGCAAAATAAAATCCAACGCGACCGCCCGCTGGTTGCTTATCAGCAAATTTCAGTAGAACCACTAAGAGATAAAGACCGCAGCGCCATCCTGCATTTTATGGCCACCCAATACGCTAATCCCGATTTAAATCTGGAGGCCATGGCAATAGAAATTGGGGTAAGTCGCACCAAAATTAACGACATCCTCAAATCTGAATTAGGCTTTACCTTCACCGGTTATTTGAACAAGCTGCGTTTGACAGAAGCCGCGCGCCTGTTGGCACAAGAAGAGGATGCCAATATTGCCGAGATTGCCTACTCTGTTGGTTACAAAAATGTGTCTTACTTTAATAAACTGTTTAAAGAAGAATATCGCTGTACGCCCAAAATATACAAAAGCCTGCACGACAAAACCCTCACTGAAGGGAATGAATAATCCCCAAAAGTAACTTCAACTTAAGGTAAAAAAACTAACACTTTTTACCAATTGCTACAGTTTTTAGTTCAAGCGTTAACCTCTTTTGTATTTCATTGGCAAACTTCCCTTTTCTACCCAGTTACCCACTAAACCAAACAGCTAACAAGCGGCAAAGCGCGCGGCTCCCCGCATGCGTTGCATGCATACTTTTACCGAAACTTTTACCGACGGTAATGAACAGCCCAAAGATAACCATGAACAGTCTGGAGGTAACCATGAACAGTAAAGTTGCTGTAAACACACAAGTGATGAATGGCGAATCCATCCTGAGTAGCATGGTTCACCAACCTCACAACCTCCCGCATCACAACATCCACGCTCACAATTTATTAGCAACCTTGAGTGAGCTTGAAAAAATTAAACCTTTCGTT belongs to Cellvibrio sp. pealriver and includes:
- a CDS encoding AraC family transcriptional regulator encodes the protein MQEFYNKAFLVFLSLLLASGLVAYFCIDKTFLQVSLLPNTNEHLQWKAEVQTDSDQGGDSSVKIADDTFSLNFHLALTPKARYPYGAVNLVFKDRDGNARYVDLSAFDKMTFSSKCSNPSTLSFALLTFDEQVSTHGHYLSYRSPSTFFACNLQWQKIELDLTRLETAQWWFEMFKVDLSNKTYKLNQVAKLNFGSSVQVPMNTDTNVQISEITLAGHNWFYLYLLAALLVLVWSAYGLWFFRQHSRALIIELQNKIQRDRPLVAYQQISVEPLRDKDRSAILHFMATQYANPDLNLEAMAIEIGVSRTKINDILKSELGFTFTGYLNKLRLTEAARLLAQEEDANIAEIAYSVGYKNVSYFNKLFKEEYRCTPKIYKSLHDKTLTEGNE